Proteins from one Xenorhabdus griffiniae genomic window:
- the xerC gene encoding site-specific tyrosine recombinase XerC, translating to MITSHDNTLITLRQQLEAWFDTLLAQGRADRTRETYRSYLLPFIDWCEQRTVRYPAQVTLVLLESWQRYLRAYRKADGQPYGNNGQRERLIALRLWFRYLLQRHHILYNPAEQMVLPKEEKRLPAQILSERETTQVLDSLDDQSVLGLRNRVMLEILWSSGIRRMELRQLRQGDIDFERGAVVVNQGKGNKDRVVPVGERALGWLKRYLVNVRPQLAAHYDSGYLFISQKGRPLSLGHLTQIAGKAIRQQAQLDKPGACHLFRHSMATQMLDNGADIRHIQAMLGHEKLNTTEIYTRVAIGHLKKVHKQTHPAERDTPTPQESSAGCASDEPDAEPTPQRTGQSDSPR from the coding sequence ATGATAACTTCACACGACAACACCCTGATCACACTGCGCCAACAGCTTGAAGCGTGGTTCGACACGCTGCTGGCACAAGGCCGGGCTGACCGCACGCGGGAAACATACCGTAGCTACCTGCTACCCTTTATCGACTGGTGCGAACAGCGCACGGTGCGTTACCCCGCACAGGTCACACTGGTGTTACTGGAAAGCTGGCAGCGGTATCTGCGGGCTTACCGTAAAGCCGATGGCCAGCCTTACGGCAATAACGGTCAGCGGGAACGGCTGATCGCCCTGCGGCTGTGGTTCCGCTATTTGCTGCAACGCCATCACATCCTCTATAACCCAGCCGAGCAGATGGTGTTGCCGAAAGAAGAAAAGCGGCTGCCGGCGCAGATCCTGAGTGAACGGGAAACCACGCAGGTGTTGGACAGCCTTGATGATCAGAGTGTGTTGGGACTTCGCAACCGGGTGATGCTGGAAATCCTCTGGAGCAGCGGCATCCGGCGCATGGAGTTACGCCAGCTCCGGCAGGGGGACATCGACTTCGAACGCGGTGCGGTCGTCGTGAATCAGGGCAAAGGGAATAAAGACCGGGTTGTGCCTGTCGGTGAGCGGGCGCTGGGCTGGCTGAAACGCTATCTGGTCAACGTCAGGCCACAACTGGCCGCGCACTATGACAGCGGTTATCTGTTTATCTCGCAAAAGGGCAGGCCGCTGAGTCTGGGACACCTGACGCAGATCGCAGGCAAGGCCATCCGGCAGCAGGCGCAGTTAGACAAACCGGGCGCCTGCCATCTGTTCCGGCACTCAATGGCGACGCAGATGCTGGATAACGGCGCGGATATCCGCCATATCCAGGCAATGCTGGGACATGAGAAACTTAACACGACAGAAATTTATACACGCGTGGCGATCGGTCACTTGAAGAAAGTGCATAAACAAACCCATCCGGCAGAGCGTGACACACCGACACCACAGGAAAGCAGTGCAGGTTGTGCCAGCGACGAGCCGGATGCCGAACCGACACCCCAACGCACCGGGCAGTCTGACAGTCCCCGTTGA
- a CDS encoding CHC2 zinc finger domain-containing protein — MARIPDAELQHLKAAVSLVAVIEQQGRQLFKRGKDMVVLCPFHEEKTPSMVITPSKNLYHCFGCSAGGSVLDWVMKTEGLSLRHAVERLRAVLGVNPSVEPLVQPAELVSDAIGQQGLLWRVIGFYHHTLLNAPEAQAYLAKRRLNHPELVTQFKLGFANRTLAYRLPGSKYTKDGADVRQRLQAAGVMRKSGHEHFVGSLVVPVISPEGQIQEVYGRKITDRLRPGTPLHLYLPGAHGGVWNETALGTSKTLILCESLIDAMSFWVTGQRNVTAAYGVNGVTADHWRAFEHYGIKQVLIAFDNDSAGNEAAVKLASALVAKGITPLRVVFPPGRDANGYLCQMAEPESAFALLLESAVPMQEAADLVIVERQTVEPAVDPEPTVILAAEPVPRVTPNVVCESGDNGELLISVGTLQWCLRGMGTVKAGAAVMKLNAQVLDRQSGVLFADGVDLISARSRHSYARLAAAELGLGEADLRRSLGQVLLAIEQWQQQPADTGPNVPEMGIAEREAALALLQDPYLTARITADLAACGVVGESTNLLAGFLAAVSRKLPKPLAVLIQSSSAAGKSSLMDAVLNLIPEEERIQYSAMTGQSLFYLGETNLQHKILAIAEEEGVRQAAYALKLLQSDGELTMASTGKDEATGNLVTKSYTVKGPVMLMLTTTAIDVDEELLNRCLVLTVNESREQTEAIHAVQRQKQTLEGLLAENERDYLTQLHQNAQRLLKPLNVVNPYAHQLTFLSDKTRTRRDHMKYLTLIQSIALLHQHQREIKSTEHRGKRLEYIEVSKDDIKLANQLAHEILGRTLDEMPPQTRRLLLLIQQMAHGMAAEQQCALNRVRFTRRDIRAYTNWSDSQLKLHCQRLSDMEYLLVHGGSRGHLLQYELLWDGDGDSAHLSGLIVPV; from the coding sequence ATGGCTCGCATCCCCGACGCAGAATTACAGCACCTGAAAGCCGCCGTCTCTTTAGTGGCCGTTATCGAGCAACAAGGCCGGCAGCTCTTTAAGCGCGGCAAAGACATGGTTGTGCTGTGCCCGTTCCATGAAGAGAAAACGCCCTCGATGGTCATCACACCGTCAAAAAATCTCTATCACTGTTTTGGTTGCAGTGCGGGCGGCTCGGTGCTGGACTGGGTGATGAAAACCGAAGGGTTAAGCCTGCGCCATGCCGTGGAACGCCTGCGCGCGGTGTTAGGAGTCAATCCCTCGGTAGAGCCGTTGGTGCAACCTGCGGAGCTGGTCAGTGATGCTATCGGGCAACAGGGGCTGTTATGGCGGGTGATTGGGTTCTATCACCATACGTTGCTGAATGCGCCGGAAGCACAGGCGTATCTGGCGAAGCGGCGGCTCAATCATCCTGAATTAGTCACGCAGTTTAAGCTGGGTTTTGCCAACCGGACGCTCGCTTACCGTCTGCCCGGCAGTAAATACACCAAAGACGGGGCTGATGTCCGCCAACGCTTACAGGCCGCTGGCGTGATGCGAAAATCAGGGCATGAGCATTTTGTTGGTTCACTGGTTGTGCCGGTGATCAGTCCTGAGGGGCAGATACAGGAAGTGTACGGGCGTAAAATCACGGATCGTCTGCGACCGGGCACACCGTTGCATCTGTATCTGCCGGGGGCGCATGGTGGCGTCTGGAATGAAACCGCGCTGGGTACGTCCAAGACGTTGATCCTGTGTGAATCGCTGATTGATGCGATGTCGTTCTGGGTAACGGGGCAACGCAATGTGACTGCCGCCTATGGCGTAAATGGCGTCACAGCGGATCACTGGCGGGCGTTCGAACACTACGGCATTAAGCAGGTACTGATCGCGTTCGACAATGACAGTGCAGGCAATGAAGCGGCGGTCAAACTGGCGTCAGCATTGGTTGCCAAAGGGATCACACCGCTGCGCGTGGTGTTCCCGCCGGGCAGGGATGCGAACGGTTATCTGTGTCAGATGGCAGAACCCGAATCCGCCTTTGCCCTGCTGCTTGAGAGTGCCGTACCGATGCAGGAAGCTGCCGATCTCGTTATCGTTGAACGCCAGACAGTTGAACCCGCCGTTGACCCCGAACCAACAGTCATCTTAGCCGCTGAACCTGTGCCCCGCGTGACGCCGAATGTGGTGTGTGAATCCGGCGACAACGGCGAGCTGCTGATCTCGGTCGGCACATTACAATGGTGTCTGCGCGGCATGGGCACAGTCAAAGCCGGCGCTGCCGTGATGAAACTCAATGCGCAGGTGCTGGACAGGCAAAGCGGCGTGTTGTTCGCGGATGGCGTTGATCTGATCAGTGCCCGTTCCCGCCACAGTTATGCGCGTCTGGCTGCGGCTGAGCTGGGGCTGGGCGAAGCGGATCTGCGGCGTTCGCTGGGGCAGGTGTTACTGGCGATCGAACAGTGGCAGCAACAACCCGCGGACACCGGCCCCAACGTACCGGAGATGGGGATCGCGGAACGGGAAGCAGCACTGGCGTTACTGCAAGATCCGTACTTGACGGCGCGTATTACCGCTGACTTAGCCGCCTGCGGCGTAGTCGGCGAATCCACTAACTTACTGGCGGGCTTTTTGGCGGCCGTGAGCCGAAAGTTACCCAAACCGTTAGCCGTCCTGATCCAGAGCAGCAGTGCCGCCGGAAAATCCTCATTAATGGATGCCGTACTGAACCTGATCCCGGAAGAAGAACGCATCCAGTACAGCGCCATGACCGGCCAGAGCCTGTTTTATCTCGGTGAAACCAACCTGCAGCACAAAATATTAGCCATCGCGGAAGAAGAAGGCGTGCGGCAGGCGGCTTATGCGCTCAAGCTGTTGCAGTCAGACGGCGAGTTAACAATGGCGAGTACGGGCAAGGATGAAGCCACGGGCAACCTCGTGACCAAAAGCTACACCGTCAAAGGCCCGGTGATGCTGATGCTCACCACGACTGCCATTGATGTGGATGAAGAGCTGCTCAACCGCTGTCTGGTGCTGACGGTGAATGAATCCCGCGAACAGACCGAAGCGATCCACGCGGTGCAGCGCCAGAAACAAACCCTCGAAGGCTTGCTGGCCGAGAACGAGCGCGATTATCTGACCCAGCTTCACCAGAACGCCCAGCGGCTGCTGAAACCGCTGAATGTGGTCAATCCCTATGCTCACCAACTGACGTTCCTGTCAGATAAAACCCGCACCCGCCGTGACCATATGAAATACCTGACGTTAATCCAGAGCATTGCCCTGCTGCACCAGCACCAGCGGGAGATCAAGAGCACTGAGCATCGCGGCAAGCGGCTTGAATATATCGAAGTGAGCAAAGACGATATCAAACTGGCGAACCAGCTTGCCCATGAAATCTTAGGCCGGACGCTGGACGAAATGCCGCCGCAGACGCGCAGGCTGTTACTGTTAATCCAGCAGATGGCGCACGGCATGGCAGCAGAACAACAATGCGCACTGAATAGGGTGCGTTTTACCCGACGGGATATCCGGGCTTACACGAACTGGAGCGACAGCCAGCTTAAGCTGCATTGCCAGCGCCTGAGCGACATGGAATACCTGCTTGTTCACGGTGGCAGTCGCGGGCACCTGCTGCAATACGAACTGCTGTGGGACGGTGACGGCGACAGCGCCCACTTAAGCGGCCTGATCGTCCCGGTATGA
- a CDS encoding RstR family transcriptional repressor, whose translation MSFSTRFLQLRKQHSLTQPQMAERVGIHLTQVRRYESGEAQPSLDILKRIAVTFNVSADWLIFEEEEREPQDELKLKFEAVKQMDEEEQRSVISVLDALILKHQARLLIG comes from the coding sequence ATGAGTTTTTCTACCCGCTTTCTGCAACTGCGCAAGCAGCATAGCCTGACCCAGCCCCAGATGGCTGAGCGTGTAGGCATACACCTGACCCAAGTTCGCCGCTACGAGTCTGGTGAAGCACAGCCCTCTTTGGACATTCTCAAGCGGATTGCTGTCACTTTTAATGTGTCGGCGGACTGGCTGATATTTGAGGAAGAAGAACGTGAACCGCAGGACGAACTGAAGCTGAAGTTTGAGGCGGTTAAACAGATGGATGAGGAAGAACAACGTTCGGTGATTTCAGTGCTGGATGCCCTGATTCTCAAGCATCAGGCTAGGCTATTGATTGGATAA
- a CDS encoding SymE family type I addiction module toxin translates to MAKAHSRQNRAVNKAAKTERYYTVGYVPQNDKANAPPAIHLKGQWLKQAGFDIGGTLTVKIMDGCLVLIPDSDDTHTMKQQYQRQQAQLSEIKLRMRELIGDYNSN, encoded by the coding sequence ATGGCTAAGGCGCATTCTAGGCAAAACCGTGCCGTAAATAAAGCGGCAAAAACCGAACGTTATTACACCGTGGGATACGTGCCGCAAAATGACAAGGCCAATGCCCCGCCCGCAATTCATCTTAAAGGGCAGTGGCTTAAGCAGGCCGGATTTGATATTGGTGGCACACTCACCGTCAAGATTATGGATGGCTGTTTAGTGCTCATTCCTGACAGCGACGACACCCACACAATGAAGCAACAGTACCAGCGCCAGCAAGCCCAGCTCAGTGAGATTAAGCTGCGGATGCGGGAACTGATTGGCGACTACAACAGCAACTAA
- a CDS encoding RHS repeat-associated core domain-containing protein translates to MSVSQNVIMGAAAAGRPSPSPVASNPILPSKGGKPAPVPPRTEKSTSDRALAFLQSDTFSDATLATSATYAAATGAAVPFAVGLAAGTAGGAAGMYVGDKIGHAIAKGMGMGTVATEGENPAREGDAIAHQNKNAGLWGALGGILLGAVAAVAVGALVVATGGAALVVVAAAAAAGGFVGGTCAGIGAAIGQYGSNKGTIAKGSPNVFFEGKPVARKGDPVVCSDHPPGVVAEGAKTVFANGKPIARLGHRTTCDANINSAAGSISITPETGEALPILQESNKALQWAVVIAGLLPLPRNKKGVTKSDKPKESTQKQSKKPNEKDTCSDPVDMATGDFLQQWPLLSLPGTLPLSLTRTYRSTENFAGLFGPKWSDDWSQHLRRAGEVTHFTDADGVVYTFHTPEENVFSVNLHAGHYLLFGTLTGGLHLFDRQTQLTLSFEQQAGDKRLLSTIRDRHNNQITFHYADPFGEQQYRLSQVIHSDGYRLLLDYDQNRLASIEYLTGELRQTLVTCRYNPQDYLSECHSFQFSHLWHEYDPRGYMTRWHDTDSTDVSMGYDNRGRVVSVRTPQGYWQDRFLYDDVNKVTTYLDAEGGCTRYWYNENGHITRKIDPLGRETVLEWDLSHQLSETDPLGRKTQFEYTPYGELTQLTLPSGEIFVYDYDEYGQLLQAKLPNGKKWIFHYSEQGALDAVTDPQGRREEYRYNPQGEMLRRVLPDGTQWRYEYEQHQLHQVLAPNGYTTHYEQDGLGRLHSVTDALGQQTRYQHCTFHASPADSVTEIELPDGVKQHISYDNERRVTAVTDGEGNTTRYTYSAFDLLTQLTRPDGTVLHFGYDRLIRLNSVTLATGETYRYERDLAGQIIRETDFTGRTVEYTYDRAGRRTLIRYPNGQFIRFCYTANDQIQRQEYWQAGKLHDELQSVTDYSYDTQGRMIRATSADAVVEFEYDEAGRLTGDRLNGREINREWDDLNDLPTAETLGGDTLHFGYNRMGWLNHFQFNQHSPLSLQHDPLGQETVRESALGFILASRYTATGLLAHQSAGRATAFFRETLQQNDPHFPPQATAVNRSWQYDRAYNLRVIDDGRWGQTRYRYNVNGQIIQTLYQGSRPYKEQFSYDANGNLSQYIPTDARGAVAQIAQRQKAGRVVQHGDTRYHYDTAGRLVEKNEYRDGFRPQIWRYRWNVLNQLTQCETPDGSRWHYQYDPFGRRIRKLKVYDGKRASANLKLWLAGRPDMESKADAIVGHDYLWSGDQLIEETPIYADGTPAENQRIRWLYEPGSLTPSARFERGKLHYIVSDHQGTPREMLNEEGILVWAQRLTTWGKAERSLVIASNDPDYHVNCNLRFLGQYEDEESGLYYNRFRYYSPETAQYISPDPIGLLGGFNPYSYVHNPTGWVDPFGLTNCPSSFINDDVVNHSSKGDWKEASSMPPRDRKTFPNGRLSGGGHGQSAIRELEARGIPYNIEHTYPNGVRVGNIPNHASKAKRKGTGQSWFPENWSDADIKHAGKVIWDSPSSVKVDMPSGGTMISGTHNGVFIRVVRDPKGGGSIFPDNSIQP, encoded by the coding sequence ATGAGTGTTTCACAGAATGTGATTATGGGCGCAGCAGCGGCTGGGCGACCATCTCCGTCACCGGTCGCCAGCAATCCGATCCTGCCTTCAAAGGGAGGCAAACCTGCGCCCGTGCCGCCACGGACAGAAAAATCCACTTCTGACCGGGCGCTGGCGTTTTTACAAAGTGATACTTTCTCCGATGCCACGCTGGCAACCAGTGCGACCTATGCGGCGGCCACGGGCGCTGCTGTCCCTTTTGCGGTGGGATTAGCTGCCGGCACAGCAGGCGGGGCCGCGGGGATGTATGTCGGCGATAAAATCGGCCATGCTATCGCCAAAGGGATGGGCATGGGCACCGTGGCAACCGAAGGTGAAAATCCGGCCAGGGAAGGCGATGCCATTGCTCATCAGAACAAAAATGCCGGGTTGTGGGGGGCGCTGGGCGGAATTTTACTGGGGGCTGTCGCGGCGGTTGCGGTGGGCGCTCTGGTGGTTGCCACGGGCGGAGCGGCACTGGTTGTGGTTGCCGCAGCCGCAGCCGCTGGCGGGTTTGTTGGTGGAACCTGTGCCGGGATTGGCGCCGCCATCGGGCAATATGGCAGCAATAAAGGCACCATTGCGAAAGGATCACCCAATGTGTTCTTTGAGGGTAAACCGGTCGCGCGGAAAGGCGACCCGGTGGTATGCAGTGACCATCCTCCCGGCGTGGTCGCTGAAGGCGCAAAGACCGTGTTTGCCAACGGCAAGCCGATTGCCCGATTGGGGCATCGCACTACCTGTGATGCCAATATCAACAGTGCAGCGGGATCGATTTCCATTACCCCAGAAACGGGAGAGGCGCTCCCTATTTTGCAGGAAAGCAATAAAGCCTTGCAGTGGGCCGTGGTTATCGCCGGTTTATTGCCCTTGCCACGCAATAAAAAAGGGGTCACCAAATCGGATAAACCGAAGGAATCGACCCAGAAGCAAAGTAAAAAACCGAACGAGAAAGATACCTGTAGTGACCCGGTCGATATGGCCACCGGGGATTTTTTGCAACAATGGCCCCTGCTCTCCCTGCCGGGCACATTACCGCTATCACTGACCCGAACTTACCGTTCAACCGAAAATTTTGCGGGCTTGTTTGGCCCTAAATGGTCCGATGACTGGTCACAACATTTAAGGCGAGCGGGTGAAGTGACGCATTTCACGGATGCCGATGGGGTGGTCTACACATTCCATACGCCGGAAGAAAATGTGTTCTCGGTTAACCTGCATGCCGGACATTATCTGCTGTTTGGCACCTTAACAGGCGGGTTGCACCTGTTTGATCGTCAGACCCAATTAACATTGAGTTTTGAACAACAGGCCGGCGATAAACGGTTATTGTCTACAATCCGTGACCGTCACAATAACCAAATCACCTTCCATTACGCAGATCCCTTTGGGGAGCAACAATATCGGCTGTCACAGGTTATCCATTCCGATGGTTATCGTTTGTTACTGGATTACGACCAGAACCGATTGGCTTCTATCGAGTACCTGACCGGAGAACTGCGCCAGACTCTGGTGACCTGCCGATATAACCCGCAAGATTATCTGTCAGAATGTCATTCGTTTCAGTTCAGTCACTTGTGGCACGAATACGATCCCCGCGGTTATATGACCCGCTGGCATGACACAGATTCAACGGATGTGTCGATGGGGTATGACAACCGGGGACGGGTAGTCTCGGTCAGAACCCCACAAGGCTACTGGCAGGATCGTTTTTTGTATGATGATGTCAACAAAGTCACCACCTATCTGGATGCAGAAGGCGGTTGTACCCGCTATTGGTACAACGAAAACGGCCATATCACCCGCAAAATTGACCCATTGGGGCGGGAAACGGTACTGGAATGGGATCTGAGCCATCAACTTTCAGAAACTGATCCACTGGGCAGAAAAACCCAGTTCGAATACACGCCCTACGGGGAACTGACCCAACTGACGCTGCCTTCCGGTGAAATATTTGTCTATGACTATGATGAATACGGTCAACTGTTGCAGGCCAAACTGCCGAACGGCAAAAAGTGGATTTTTCACTACAGTGAACAGGGCGCACTGGATGCGGTGACAGACCCACAAGGGCGGCGGGAAGAATACCGTTATAACCCGCAGGGTGAGATGTTGCGGCGGGTGCTACCGGATGGCACCCAGTGGCGTTATGAATACGAACAACACCAGTTGCATCAGGTTCTGGCGCCAAACGGTTACACCACGCATTATGAGCAGGACGGGCTGGGGCGGTTGCACAGTGTGACCGATGCGTTGGGTCAGCAAACCCGTTATCAGCACTGCACGTTTCATGCCAGCCCGGCAGACAGCGTCACGGAAATCGAACTGCCGGACGGGGTGAAACAGCACATTAGCTATGACAATGAACGCCGGGTCACTGCGGTCACGGACGGTGAGGGAAATACCACGCGTTATACCTATAGCGCCTTTGACCTGCTGACCCAGCTCACTCGCCCCGATGGGACGGTGCTGCATTTTGGTTATGATCGCTTAATTCGCCTGAACAGCGTGACCCTGGCCACCGGTGAAACCTATCGCTATGAGCGGGATTTAGCCGGGCAAATTATCCGTGAAACCGATTTTACCGGGCGAACAGTCGAATATACCTATGACCGGGCAGGCCGCCGGACGCTGATCCGCTATCCTAACGGTCAGTTCATTCGTTTTTGTTATACCGCTAATGACCAAATCCAGCGGCAGGAATACTGGCAGGCCGGGAAACTGCATGATGAATTGCAGTCGGTGACTGATTATTCCTATGACACGCAGGGCAGGATGATTCGCGCCACCTCAGCCGATGCCGTGGTGGAATTTGAATATGACGAGGCAGGACGCCTGACTGGCGATCGCCTGAACGGGCGTGAGATTAACCGTGAATGGGATGACCTTAACGACCTGCCGACAGCCGAAACTCTGGGCGGGGATACCCTGCATTTTGGGTATAACCGGATGGGGTGGTTGAATCATTTTCAGTTCAACCAACATAGCCCGCTTTCTTTACAGCATGATCCGCTGGGGCAGGAAACCGTGCGGGAAAGTGCCCTTGGCTTTATCCTTGCCAGCCGTTACACCGCGACGGGATTGCTGGCCCATCAGTCGGCCGGTCGGGCAACCGCCTTTTTCCGGGAAACCCTGCAACAAAATGATCCGCATTTTCCCCCCCAGGCTACGGCGGTTAACCGGAGCTGGCAATATGACCGGGCGTACAACCTCCGGGTAATTGATGACGGTCGCTGGGGACAAACCCGTTACCGTTACAATGTTAACGGCCAGATAATCCAGACACTGTATCAGGGTTCCCGTCCATACAAAGAGCAGTTCAGCTATGATGCCAATGGCAACCTAAGCCAGTACATTCCTACCGATGCACGCGGAGCGGTGGCGCAGATCGCCCAGCGTCAGAAAGCTGGGCGGGTGGTGCAGCACGGAGATACCCGTTATCATTACGATACTGCTGGACGGCTGGTAGAGAAAAATGAGTACCGTGATGGCTTCCGTCCACAAATATGGCGTTATCGCTGGAATGTACTCAATCAGCTGACGCAATGTGAAACACCAGACGGCTCACGCTGGCATTATCAATATGATCCTTTTGGCAGAAGAATCCGGAAGCTGAAAGTGTATGATGGAAAACGGGCCTCTGCTAATTTAAAATTATGGTTAGCGGGCAGGCCAGATATGGAATCGAAAGCCGATGCGATTGTCGGGCATGATTATTTGTGGAGCGGTGACCAGCTTATCGAAGAAACGCCGATTTACGCGGATGGTACGCCAGCAGAAAATCAGCGTATCCGCTGGCTTTATGAACCCGGTTCATTAACACCATCGGCCCGCTTTGAGCGAGGTAAGCTACACTATATTGTCAGTGACCATCAGGGCACGCCGCGCGAGATGCTTAATGAGGAAGGGATTCTGGTGTGGGCACAGCGGTTAACCACGTGGGGCAAAGCGGAACGATCGCTGGTGATTGCCTCCAACGATCCTGATTATCACGTCAACTGCAACCTGCGGTTTTTAGGGCAGTACGAGGATGAGGAAAGTGGGTTATATTATAACCGCTTTCGGTATTACTCGCCGGAGACGGCGCAGTACATCAGCCCTGACCCGATCGGGCTGCTGGGCGGGTTTAATCCGTATTCGTATGTCCATAACCCCACCGGATGGGTAGACCCCTTTGGATTAACAAATTGTCCATCTTCATTCATAAATGATGATGTTGTTAATCATTCTAGTAAAGGAGACTGGAAGGAAGCCAGTTCTATGCCACCGAGGGATAGAAAAACATTCCCAAACGGAAGGTTAAGTGGTGGGGGACATGGACAATCAGCTATTCGGGAGTTAGAAGCAAGAGGTATCCCTTACAATATAGAGCATACTTATCCTAATGGGGTACGGGTAGGAAATATACCTAACCATGCATCTAAAGCGAAACGCAAAGGAACAGGCCAATCATGGTTCCCAGAAAATTGGAGTGATGCAGATATTAAACATGCAGGGAAAGTAATTTGGGATTCTCCAAGTAGTGTAAAAGTAGACATGCCTTCTGGCGGAACTATGATTTCAGGAACACATAATGGAGTCTTTATCCGAGTTGTCCGTGACCCTAAAGGGGGCGGCTCTATTTTCCCAGATAATTCAATTCAACCTTAA
- a CDS encoding DUF1795 domain-containing protein, with the protein MNNQLDLTPFHFNQGTIMLPASWQDASILVLNSSDEKNGTSFTISRDNLPWGLTFSQFAEREMTAIGKQLKDYEAIAHESGALNGFETETFEFRWRAPNGTVHQLMMMLNAPKDVLIFTGSCQGAMTPAQREQMQTMMATFRLRGEQKDNA; encoded by the coding sequence ATGAACAATCAACTTGATCTCACCCCTTTTCACTTTAATCAGGGCACCATCATGCTGCCGGCCAGCTGGCAGGATGCCAGTATTCTGGTGTTGAACAGCAGCGATGAAAAAAATGGCACCAGTTTCACCATCTCCCGCGATAATTTACCGTGGGGACTGACATTCAGCCAGTTTGCCGAGCGGGAAATGACCGCAATTGGCAAGCAATTAAAAGATTATGAAGCGATAGCCCATGAATCGGGGGCGCTGAACGGGTTTGAAACGGAGACGTTTGAATTTCGCTGGCGTGCCCCAAATGGAACGGTGCACCAACTGATGATGATGCTGAATGCGCCCAAGGACGTGCTGATTTTCACCGGCTCCTGTCAGGGAGCGATGACACCGGCACAGCGGGAACAAATGCAGACCATGATGGCCACGTTCCGGCTGCGCGGTGAGCAGAAGGATAACGCCTGA